The Pseudomonas solani genome segment GCGAAGCCGCCATGCACCTGCTGGTGCTGCACTTCGCCGACGCCGAGAACAGCCTGGTGATGCCGCCGGCGGACGCCACCGAGGAAGAGGTGATCCAGCAGGCCGAGCTGCTGGGGATAAGCGATATCCGCCTTTCCTGAGCACTCCGGAGATAGGCGCTCCTTGTCGATGAACGGCGCAGATGACATCAAATTGCCACCTTCGTATAGTGCCGCTGCCCACGCGCAACGCGAAAAGCCATCAGGGCCCGGGCATACGCCAAGACGACAAGGAGCTGATCTTGCGCAACTTCCAAAGGAACCTGTTTCTCTCGTTCGCCCTCTCCACCACGCTGCTTTCCGGGTGCGCCAGCATCGTCAGTGACAGCGCCTATCCGGTATCGGTGAGCAGCACGCCGGTGGGGGCGAATTTCGAGATCAAGGACAGCACGGGGAACGTCATCCACAGCGGCACCACGCCGGGGACGGTGACGCTGAAGTCCGGCCGCGGCTACTTCAAGAAGGCCAACTACACCATCGCCTTCAAGAAGGAAGGCTTCGCCGACCAGGAGATCAAGCTGAATTCGAGCCTCAACGGCTGGTACTGGGGCAACCTGCTGTTCGGCGGCCTGATCGGCATGCTGATCGTCGACCCACTGACCGGCGCGATGTACAAGCTGCCGGAAAACACCGCGGCGGACCTGGGCAACCAGTTGGTCGGCCAGGCCGGCGGCAAGGACCTGACGCTGCTCACCATCGACCAGATCCCCGAGGACCGCAGGGCGGAACTGATCAAGGTGAACTGAGAAAGGAAAAAGGCCGCATCAGCGGCCTTTTTCATGGGCGAGTGCCACTCAGCGGTGGTACTGCGCCGACAGCTCGTGGACGGCCTCGAAGAAGGCGCCGGCGTTGGCCGGGTCGACTTCCGGGGTGACGCCGTGGCCGAGGTTGAACACCTGGCCGCTGCCCTGGCCGTAGGCTGCGAGGATGCGCCCCACCTCGGCGCGGATGGCGGCGGGGTTGGCGTAGAGCACGGCCGGGTCCATGTTGCCCTGCAGGGCGACCTTGGAACCGACGCGGGCGCGGGCGCTGCCAATGTCGCAGGTCCAGTCCAGGCCCAGGGCCTCGGCGCCGCTGTCAGCCATGGATTCCAGCCACAGGCCGCCGCCCTTGGTGAACAGGATCACCGGGACGCGACGCCCGTCATGCTCGCGGATCAGCCCATCGATGATCTGCTTCATGTAGGCCAGGGAGAACTCCTGGTAGGCCGCCGCCGAGAGGCTGCCGCCCCAGGAGTCGAAGATCTGCACCGCCTGGGCGCCAGCGAGGATCTGCCCGTTGAGGTAGGCGATGATCGATTTCGCCAGCTTGTCGAGCAGGGCGTGCATGGCCTGGGGATCGTTGTAGAGCATGGCCTTGGACTTGCGGAAGTCCTTGCTGGAGCCGCCTTCGACCATGTAGGTGGCCAGGGTCCAGGGGCTGCCGGTGAAGCCGATCAGCGGCACGCGGCCGTTGAGCTCGCGGCGGATGTTGCGCACGGCGTCCATCACGTAGCCCAGGTCCTGCTCGGGATCGGGGATCGGCAGGGCCTCGACGTCGGCCAGGCTGCTGACCACCTTCTTGAAGCGCGGGCCTTCGCCGGTCTCGAAGTACAGGCCCTGGCCCATGGCGTCGGGGATGGTGAGGATGTCGGAGAAAAGGATCGCCGCGTCCAGTTGCGGGTAGCGGTCCAGCGGCTGGATGGTGACTTCGCAGGCCAGCTCGGGGTTCTTCATCAGGCTGACGAAGTCACCGGCCTTGGCGCGGGTGGCCCGGTATTCCGGCAGGTAACGACCGGCCTGGCGCATCATCCAGACGGGGGTGACATCGACGGGCTGCTTGAGCAGGGCGCGGAGGAAACGGTCGTTCTTCAAGACGGTCATGGCAGTGTCCAACGAAAAAGTGCGGGCATTTTCGCAAAGCCCAACGCAAAAGGCACGGTGGGTGCCGTGCCTTTTGTCTATAGCGACAGAATGTCGCGGCGAGGAGCTACAAGCTACAAGCCCGAGTTGAAGCGGGCGCCACTTGCAGCTTGAAGCTTGCCGCTTATGACTGCTCCTCAGTTCGGATCGTAGGGTGGACCACGCTTCACCGGTCCACCGCAGCGGAGCCCGGTTCGGCACCGCCGGTGGATGCAAAGAGCGGCATCCACCCTACGCACTTGCAGCTTGTGTCTTACCTCTTAAACACCGAGATAATCGAGGATGCCTTCGGCAGCGTTGCGGCCTTCGAAGATCGCCGTCACCACCAGGTCGGAACCGCGGACCATGTCGCCGCCGGCGAAGATCTTCGGGTTGCTGGTCTGGTGCTTGAACGGGTTCTGCTCGGGTGCGACCACACGGCCCTGGCTGTCGATGCTGATGTCGAACTGCTCGAACCAGGAAGCCGGGCTCGGGCGGAAGCCGAAGGCGATCAGCACGGCTTCCGCCGGGATGATTTCCTCGGAGCCCGGGATCGGCTCGGGGCTGCGACGGCCACGGGCGTCCGGCTCGCCGAGACGGGTCTCGACCACCTTGACGCCTTCCACCTTGTCCTCGCCGACGATGGCGATGGGCTGGCGGTTGAAGAGGAATTTCACACCCTCTTCCTTGGCGTTTTTCACCTCTTTGCGCGAGCCGGGCATGTTTTCTTCGTCGCGGCGGTAGGCGCAGGTCACCGACTTCGCGCCCTGGCGGATGGAGGTGCGGTTGCAGTCCATCGCGGTGTCGCCGCCGCCGAGGACGACGACGCGCTTGCCCTTCATGTCGATGAAGTCTTCCGGCGCCTTTTCGAAACCGAGGTTGCGATTGACGTTGGCGATGAGGAAGTCGAGCGCGTCGTGCACGCCCGGCAGGTCTTCGCCCGGGAAGCCGCCCTTCATGTAGGTGTAGGTGCCCATGCCCATGAACACGGCGTCGTACTCATCCAGCAGTTGCTGCATGGTGACGTCCTTGCCGATCTCGGTGTTCAGGCGGAACTCGACGCCCATGCCGGTGAAGACTTCACGGCGGCGGCTGAGGACGGTCTTCTCCAGCTTGAATTCGGGGATGCCGAAGGTCAGCAGGCCACCGATCTCGGGGTTCTTGTCGAACACCACCGGGGTCACGCCGTTGCGCACCAGGATGTCGGCACAGCCGAGGCCGGCCGGGCCCGCACCGATGACGGCGACGCGCTTGCCGGTGGGCTTGACCTTGGACATGTCCGGGCGCCAGCCCATGGCGAAGGCGGTGTCGGTGATGTACTTCTCCACCGAGCCGATGGTGACCGCGCCGAAACCGTCGTTGAGGGTGCAGGCACCTTCGCAGAGGCGGTCCTGCGGGCACACGCGGCCGCAGACTTCCGGCAGGGTGTTGGTCTGGTGGGACAGTTCGGCGGCGGCCAGGATATTGCCTTCCGAAACCAGCTTCAGCCAGTTCGGAATGAAGTTGTGCACCGGGCACTTCCACTCGCAATAGGGGTTGCCGCAACCGAGGCAACGGTGCGCCTGGTCAGCCGCTTGCTGCGGCTTAAACAGGTCATGGATCTCGACGAATTCGCGCTTGCGCTGACGCAGCAGCTTCTTCTTCGGATCCTTGCGCCCGACCTCGATGAACTGGAAGTCGTTGTTCAGACGTTCAGTCATTTGAAAAACCTCTTAACAGCAGCGGCAAACTACAAGTTGCAAGCTGCAAGACTCATCACGGTTAGCCGGCGGGCCCGGCGTGCATCACGCTCGGGCTCGCGGCTTGGGCTGCTTGTTATTGCGGGTTGGCTCGGGTGCTGGAGAGCAGCGACGCCAGGTTCGCGGCCTTGGGCTTGACCAGCCAGAACTTGCGCAGGTAGTCGTCCAGGTTCTCCAGCAGGTGGGCACCCCACTCGCTTTCGGTTTCCTTGACGTACTCGGCCAGCACGCTTTGCAGGTGGCTGCGGTAAGCCTCCATCGCCTCGTTGCTGATGCGCTGGATTTCCACCAGTTCGTGGTTGACCCGGTCGACGAAGCTGTTGTCCAGGTCGAGCACGTAGGCGAAGCCGCCGGTCATGCCCGAGCCGAAGTTGTAGCCGGTCTTGCCGAGGACGCAGACGAAGCCGCCGGTCATGTATTCGCAGCAGTGGTCGCCGGTGCCTTCCACGACGGTGTGGGCGCCGGAGTTGCGCACGGCGAAACGCTCACCTGCGGTGCCCGCGGCGAACAGCTTGCCGCCGGTGGCGCCGTACAGGCAGGTGTTGCCGATGATGGCCGACTCCTGGGTCTTGAACGGGCTGCCCTTGGGCGGGGTGATGACCAGCTTGCCGCCGGTCATGCCCTTGCCGACGTAGTCGTTGGCGTCGCCTTCGAGGTACAGGTTCAGGCCACCAGCGTTCCACACGCCGAAGCTCTGGCCCGCCGTACCCTTGAAGCGGAAGGTGATCGGCGCCTTGGCCATGCCCTGGTTGCCGTGCACACGGGCGATTTCGCCGGAGACACGGGCACCGATGGAACGGTCGCAGTTGCAGATATCCAGGGCGAATTCGGCGCCGCTCTTGGCGTCGATGGCAGCCTTGGCCATCTCGACCATCTTCTCGGCCAGCAGGCCCTGGTCGAACGGCGGGTTCTTCTCGACTTCACAGAACTGCGGCTTGTCGGCCGGGACCTTGTCGCTGCCCAGCAGCGGGGACAGGTCCAGGTGGCCTTGCTTCTCGGTCTCGCCGGGGAGCATTTCCAGCAGGTCGGTACGACCGATCAGCGCGCCCAGGCTCGGTACACCGAGCTTGGCCAGCCACTCGCGGGTGTCTTCGGCGACGTAGGTGAAGTAGTTGGTGACCATCTCGACGGTGCCGATGAAGTGGTCCTTGCGCAGCTTGTCGTTCTGGGTGGCGACGCCGGTGGCGCAGTTGTTCAGGTGGCAGATGCGCAGGTACTTGCAGCCCAGGGCGACCATCGGGCCGGTGCCGAAGCCGAAGCTCTCGGCGCCGAGGATGGCGGCCTTGATCACGTCGAGGCCGGTCTTCAGGCCACCGTCGGTCTGTACTCGGACCTTGCCGCGCAGGTCGTTGCCGCGCAGGGTCTGGTGGGTTTCGGCGAGGCCGAGCTCCCAGGGGCTGCCGGCGTACTTGATGGAGCTCAGCGGCGATGCGCCGGTGCCGCCGTCGTAGCCGGAGATGGTGATCAGGTCGGCATAGGCCTTGGCCACGCCGGCGGCGATGGTGCCGACACCGGCTTCCGCCACCAGCTTCACCGAGACCAGCGCCTTGGGGTTGACCTGCTTGAGGTCGAAGATCAGCTGCGACAGGTCTTCGATGGAGTAGATGTCGTGGTGCGGCGGTGGCGAGATCAGGGTCACGCCGGGGACCGCATAGCGCAGCTTGGCGATCAAGCCGTTGACCTTACCGCCAGGCAGCTGGCCACCTTCGCCGGGCTTGGCACCCTGGGCGACCTTGATCTGCAGCACTTCGGCGTTGACCAGGTACTCGGGGTGACGCCGAAGCGGCCGGTGGCGACCTGCTTGATCTTGGAGCTGCGCACGGTGCCGTAGCGCGCCGGGTCTTCACCGCCCTCACCGGAGTTGGAGCGGCCACCGAGGCGGTTCATGGCCTCGGCCAGGGCCTCGTGGGCTTCCGGAGACAGGGCGCCGAGGGAGATGCCGGCCGCGTCGAAGCGCTTGAAGATGGCGTCCAGCGGCTCGACCTGGTCCAGGGGCAGCGGCTGCTCGGCGAGTTTCACCTTGAGCAGGTCGCGCAGCATCGACACCGGGCGGTTGTCCACCAGGGCGGCGTATTCCTTGTACTTCTCGTAGTTGCCCTGCTGCACGGCGGCCTGCAGGGTGTTCACCACGTCGGGGTTGTAGGCGTGGTATTCGCCGCCGTAGACGAACTTCAACAGGCCGCCCTGCTGGATCGGCTTGCGGTTGTTCCAGGCCTCATTGGCGAGCAGCTTCTGCTCGGCCTCGATGTCGACGAAGCGCGCACCCTTGATGCGGCTGGCGACGCCACGGTAGCTGAGCTCGACCACTTCCTCGGACAGGCCGACTGCTTCGAACAGCTGTGCACCGCGGTAGGAGGCGATGGTGGAGATGCCCATCTTCGAGAGGATCTTCAGCAGGCCCTTGGAGATGCCCTTGCGGTAGTGCTTGAAGACTTCGTAGAGATCGCCCAGGACTTCGCCGGTGCGGATCAGGTCGGCCAGCACTTCGTAGGCCAGGTAGGGGTAGACGGCGGAAGCGCCGAAGCCCACCAGGACGGCGAAGTGGTGCGGGTCACGCGCGGTGGCGGTCTCGACCAGGATGTTGCAGTCGCAACGCAGGCCTTTCTCGGTCAGGCGGTGGTGCACCGCGCCAACGGCCAGGGAGGCATGGGCCGGGAGCTTGCCGGGGGCGATGTGGCGGTCGGTGAGGACCAGCAGCACCTTGCCGGAGCGCACGGCTTCTTCGGCCTGGTCGGCGATGTTGCGCACGGCGGCTTCGAGGCCGACGGACTCGTCGTAGTTGAGGTCGATGACCTGGCGCTCGAAGCCTTCGCGGTCGAGGCTCATCAGCGCACGCCACTTGGCGGGGGAGATCACCGGGCTGCTGAGGATCACGCGGGTGGCGTGCTCGCGGGACTCGGAGAAGATGTTGCGCTCGGCGCCCAGGCAGATTTCCAGGGACATCACGATGGCTTCGCGCAGCGGGTCGATCGGCGGGTTGGTGACCTGCGCG includes the following:
- the hemE gene encoding uroporphyrinogen decarboxylase, with the translated sequence MTVLKNDRFLRALLKQPVDVTPVWMMRQAGRYLPEYRATRAKAGDFVSLMKNPELACEVTIQPLDRYPQLDAAILFSDILTIPDAMGQGLYFETGEGPRFKKVVSSLADVEALPIPDPEQDLGYVMDAVRNIRRELNGRVPLIGFTGSPWTLATYMVEGGSSKDFRKSKAMLYNDPQAMHALLDKLAKSIIAYLNGQILAGAQAVQIFDSWGGSLSAAAYQEFSLAYMKQIIDGLIREHDGRRVPVILFTKGGGLWLESMADSGAEALGLDWTCDIGSARARVGSKVALQGNMDPAVLYANPAAIRAEVGRILAAYGQGSGQVFNLGHGVTPEVDPANAGAFFEAVHELSAQYHR
- a CDS encoding FAD-dependent oxidoreductase, whose protein sequence is MTERLNNDFQFIEVGRKDPKKKLLRQRKREFVEIHDLFKPQQAADQAHRCLGCGNPYCEWKCPVHNFIPNWLKLVSEGNILAAAELSHQTNTLPEVCGRVCPQDRLCEGACTLNDGFGAVTIGSVEKYITDTAFAMGWRPDMSKVKPTGKRVAVIGAGPAGLGCADILVRNGVTPVVFDKNPEIGGLLTFGIPEFKLEKTVLSRRREVFTGMGVEFRLNTEIGKDVTMQQLLDEYDAVFMGMGTYTYMKGGFPGEDLPGVHDALDFLIANVNRNLGFEKAPEDFIDMKGKRVVVLGGGDTAMDCNRTSIRQGAKSVTCAYRRDEENMPGSRKEVKNAKEEGVKFLFNRQPIAIVGEDKVEGVKVVETRLGEPDARGRRSPEPIPGSEEIIPAEAVLIAFGFRPSPASWFEQFDISIDSQGRVVAPEQNPFKHQTSNPKIFAGGDMVRGSDLVVTAIFEGRNAAEGILDYLGV